A part of Papilio machaon chromosome 11, ilPapMach1.1, whole genome shotgun sequence genomic DNA contains:
- the LOC106709601 gene encoding DALR anticodon-binding domain-containing protein 3 has product MNDLLKEFTRNLNYFLIGRDGDEKVTLIKKHSSNLQAIGEFSFPNTITAWHEYVNEKADLNNSNFLTYVKKDAVDIINASKKWKLSVKNVKFINDRVHLFVDRRIAIRVCLECCLENNNWIIQKLNDKQNVACIDPSCDGAGITSLRVKSLVQAINNLVAINSSNLSETTRVVVTSKSSNSCGSGEYLLCGAVLNAKTNVKENALSGDDFIKLRQNELMLIAQHKYGMRAGTEDKWREFIAHLGQSAVTFELLQTQPSSAVKINFDVSTGCSKGAAFILYNCARLETIIRTFNEKVVDGTYPPLPQITNTDFSLLTQEEEWALVLTYAAGAAGALAGCGTGPHRLCAFLSAMARLLSQYYRKTRILTEPRSHLLPVMFARIHMLKVLNETLKTCLRILNIKSVSQMYHSFLLLSFYIIVTLTLK; this is encoded by the exons ATGAATGATCTTTTGAAGGAGTTCACAAgaaatcttaattattttctaattggGCGCGACGGAGATGAAAAAGtaacgttaattaaaaaacattctaGTAACCTGCAGGCAATCGGCGAATTTAGTTTTCCTAACACTATAACAGCTTGGCACGAATATGTGAATGAAAAAGCGGACTTAAATAACAGCAATTTTCTCACATATGTTAAGAAAGATGCCGTCGATATCATCAACGCATCAAAGAAATGGAAATTATCTGTCAAAAACGTAAAGTTTATCAATGATCGTGTCCATTTGTTTGTCGACCGACGTATTGCTATAAGAGTATGCTTAGAATGTTGTTTAGAAAACAATAATTGGATTATtcagaaattaaatgataaacaaaatgttgcgTGCATCGATCCGTCGTGTGATGGAGCCGGTATAACTTCACTGCGTGTCAAAAGTTTAGTGCAAGCAATAAATAATCTTGTTGCCATAAACTCAAGCAATTTGTCTGAAACTACAAGAGTAGTTGTCACCTCAAAGTCATCAAACAGCTGCGGTTCAGGGGAATACTTGCTGTGTGGAGCTGTACTCAATGCTAAAACTAATGTCAAGGAAAATGCTTTAAGTGGAGATGATTTTATCAA ATTACGTCAGAATGAGTTGATGCTGATCGCGCAGCACAAATATGGTATGAGAGCAGGCACTGAAGACAAGTGGCGGGAGTTCATAGCGCACCTCGGACAGTCTGCCGTCACATTTGAATTACTACAGACTCAGCCCAGCTCCGCtgtcaaaataaactttgatgTGTCCACTGGATGTAGCAAAG GTGCCGCATTTATCCTATACAATTGTGCCAGATTGGAAACTATCATACGGACATTCAATGAGAAGGTTGTTGATGGCACGTATCCGCCACTACCTCAAATCACAAACACTGATTTCTCTTTGTTAACTCAAGag gAGGAGTGGGCGCTAGTGCTGACATATGCGGCGGGCGCCGCGGGCGCGCTGGCTGGCTGCGGGACAGGGCCGCACCGCCTGTGCGCCTTCCTGAGCGCCATGGCCCGCCTGCTCAGTCAGTACTACAGGAAAACTAGGATATTGACG GAGCCGCGCTCACATCTGCTGCCCGTCATGTTTGCTCGAATCCATATGCTGAAAGTTCTTAACGAAACTTTAAAGACTTGTTTAcgaatattaaacattaaaagcgTTTCGCAAATGTACcactcatttttattgttatcctTTTACATCATAGTCACATTAACACTTAAATGA
- the LOC106709603 gene encoding dnaJ homolog subfamily C member 25 homolog, whose protein sequence is MLLYHSKLIVLSLICQVITVYSADHLLEGIYCGKRNCYEVLGVSREATKNEIGRSYRQLAKKFHPDMHRLPEAKKEAEEKFKEIATAYEILRDDEERSDYDYMLDNPQEYYAHYYRYYRRRMAPKVDVRIVIAVTISVISVIQYYSAWSKYDTAIKYFMTVPKYRNRALEIAKAESKEAQGKGKANRKSKAEQKMEQDRVIRRVIEENLDIRGAYAKPQIIDILWIQLILLPYTITYYAYWYLRWFWKFTIMKQPYGEEEKLYIIRKYMKLGQHQFNALEDKERRQFLDEELWIKDNFLVWKELKDEEEKKALAENNKYKQYRRYVKQHGVGRMTFDDS, encoded by the coding sequence atgttgttatatCATAGTAAGCTTATAGTTCTTTCATTAATATGTCAAGTTATCACAGTGTATTCTGCAGACCATTTACTTGAAGGTATTTATTGCggaaaaagaaattgttatgAAGTTCTAGGAGTCAGCAGGGAAGCAACGAAAAATGAAATCGGCAGGAGTTACAGACAGTTGGCCAAGAAATTCCACCCGGACATGCATCGCTTGCCCGAGGCAAAGAAGGAAGCGGAagagaaattcaaagaaatagcTACGGCGTACGAAATTTTACGAGATGACGAAGAAAGGTCCGACTACGATTACATGTTGGACAACCCGCAGGAGTACTACGCGCATTACTACCGGTACTACCGGCGCCGCATGGCCCCCAAAGTCGACGTGAGGATCGTCATCGCCGTCACCATCTCCGTCATCTCGGTCATTCAGTACTACAGCGCCTGGTCCAAATACGACACTgccattaaatatttcatgacCGTGCCAAAATACAGGAACAGAGCTCTAGAAATAGCTAAGGCGGAATCCAAGGAAGCACAAGGCAAAGGAAAGGCTAACAGGAAGAGCAAAGCGGAACAGAAGATGGAGCAGGACAGGGTCATAAGAAGAGTTATAGAGGAGAACCTGGACATTAGAGGTGCTTATGCAAAACCCCaaattatagatattttatggATTCAGCTCATACTCCTGCCTTACACAATCACTTACTATGCATATTGGTATCTGAGATGGTTCTGGAAATTCACAATAATGAAGCAGCCTTATGGAGAGGAAGAGAAACTGTATATAATACGTAAGTACATGAAGCTAGGTCAACACCAGTTCAATGCTCTCGAGGATAAGGAGCGGCGGCAGTTCCTGGACGAGGAGCTCTGGATCAAAGATAACTTTTTGGTTTGGAAAGAGCTCAAAGATGAAGAAGAGAAAAAAGCTCTcgctgaaaataataaatacaaacaatacAGACGGTACGTAAAGCAGCATGGGGTGGGCCGGATGACCTTTGACGACTCCTGA